In the genome of Megalops cyprinoides isolate fMegCyp1 chromosome 7, fMegCyp1.pri, whole genome shotgun sequence, one region contains:
- the rnf114 gene encoding E3 ubiquitin-protein ligase RNF114: MAMFGGLDSALKKKSFADGERDVSEYVCPVCLEIFDCPMTTQCGHTFCMSCLQECMRPQKPVCAVCRAVLGKWARATELEELIHNLTGTCKGCRAEVCLSQMRSHTASCTKYQEYIDEGVRTTARSQPAVVSAVPNRYTFTCPYCSFQNLDQDGLVEHCTSQHSRDPRQVVCPICASMPWGDPNYRSTDFFQHLKIRHSFSYDTFVDYATDEQSMIQEALQRSLMDN; this comes from the exons ATGGCGATGTTTGGTGGATTGGATTCtgcactgaaaaagaaaagctttgcAGATGGCGAAAGGGATGTATCAGAATATGTTTGCCCTGTCTGTCTGGAGATATTCGATTGCCCCATGACAACACAATGTGGGCACAC GTTCTGCATGAGCTGCCTTCAGGAGTGCATGCGTCCCCAGAAGCCGGTGTGCGCCGTGTGCCGGGCGGTGCTGGGGAAGTGGGCCAGGGCCACCGAGCTGGAGGAGCTCATTCACAACTTGACGGGCACGTGCAAGGGCTGCCGCGCTGAG GTGTGCTTGTCCCAGATGCGAAGCCACACTGCCTCGTGCACCAAGTACCAGGAGTACATTGACGAAGGGGTGAGGACCACCGCCAGGTCCCAGCCTGCTGTCGTTag tGCGGTGCCGAATAGGTACACCTTCACCTGCCCCTACTGCAGCTTCCAGAACCTGGACCAGGACGGGCTGGTGGAGCACTGCACATCCCAGCACTCGAGAGACCCGCGCCAAGTG GTGTGTCCAATCTGTGCCTCAATGCCCTGGGGAGATCCAAACTACCGAAGCACCGATTTCTTCCAACATCTGAAGATCAGACATTCCTTCTCATACGATACTTTTGTG GATTATGCCACAGACGAACAGAGCATGATCCAGGAGGCCCTGCAGCGCTCCCTGATGGACAACTGA
- the LOC118781257 gene encoding spermatogenesis-associated protein 2-like: protein MDAKLREDLFRKYARSLERRLEEADDGGERGPPEDGDLLPAAEALLGARQPEPSQRFRVLRFYEVAENALRTLKSSSLQALETAFATLETICANLLLFPWKKEFRCIKTFTGPFVYHLQAAVCDADLRILLRAMGYSCDQDLQYHARDHPGGAPHLRQLAFELFLARAECRLLREVVKMAGGVTKELEAVEARRTSREDAAGCAEALRHSHALAAEVSRLAVRPVELDRAHLRRSGRPPSRSVDVTDSAGHWHPASKPVLKTSLSLRKEPLFVDAEEDAKDEIIRPTAALLAPAAPPPYGPTGDFFPARSPSAESYTYHLSSLDDVDLYTERGGGRQTPSRPPSREPWDGRESRGPKGHGGPSLGMKCQGCSLVGSSLTSCQRCDMILCSACHAVEPSPCCGSQDFPKPSRPLDGYVPAKEKLSVYSTSLSEKPLMATKLFPSKPLVAPGGGAAGSRCGFCNKPAASHTCVNCSKVSCDTCMGLYTKDVCSRKSPHHSFVPNHQLNYKSSSITHLVYR, encoded by the exons ATGGACGCCAAGCTGCGAGAGGACCTGTTCAGGAAGTACGCCCGTTCACTGGAGCGCAGGCTGGAGGAGGCTGACGACGGGGGGGAGCGCGGGCCGCCCGAGGATGGGGACCTGCTCCCCGCGGCCGAGGCACTGCTGGGTGCCCGGCAGCCGGAGCCCAGCCAGCGCTTCCGCGTCCTGCGCTTCTACGAGGTGGCAGAGAACGCCCTGCGGACCCTGAAGAGCTCCAGCCTGCAGGCCCTGGAGACGGCCTTCGCCACGCTGGAGACCATCTGCGCCAACTTGCTGCTCTTCCCCTGGAAGAAGGAGTTCCGCTGCATCAAG ACGTTCACTGGCCCCTTCGTGTACCACCTGCAGGCGGCCGTCTGCGATGCGGACCTACGTATCTTGCTGCGCGCCATGGGCTACTCCTGTGACCAGGACCTGCAGTACCATGCCCGTGACCACCCAGGGGGGGCGCCGCACCTGCGGCAGCTGGCATTTGAGCTCTTCCTGGCGCGGGCGGAGTGCAGGCTGCTGAGGGAGGTGGTGAAAATGGCGGGGGGCGTGACCAAGGAGCTGGAGGCGGTGGAGGCGCGGCGGACGAGCCGGGAGGACGCAGCAGGCTGCGCTGAGGCCCTGCGACACAGCCACGCTCTGGCGGCGGAGGTCTCGCGGCTGGCCGTGCGCCCGGTGGAGCTGGACCGGGCCCACCTGAGGAGGAGCGGGCGCCCCCCCTCCCGGTCGGTGGACGTGACGGACAGCGCGGGGCACTGGCACCCGGCCAGCAAGCCCGTCCTGAAGACCTCGCTGAGCCTGCGCAAGGAGCCGCTCTTCGTGGACGCCGAGGAGGACGCGAAGGACGAGATCATTCGGCCCACCGCAGCCCTGCTCGCCCCGGCCGCCCCGCCCCCCTACGGCCCCACGGGCGACTTCTTCCCGGCCCGCTCGCCGTCAGCGGAATCCTACACCTACCACCTGTCCTCCCTGGACGACGTCGACCTGTACACAGAGCGCGGAGGGGGCCGCCAGACCCCGTCCCGTCCGCCCAGCCGCGAGCCCTGGGACGGCCGCGAGAGCCGGGGGCCGAAGGGCCACGGCGGCCCCTCCCTCGGCATGAAGTGCCAGGGCTGCAGCCTGGTGGGCTCCAGCCTCACGTCCTGCCAGAGGTGCGACATGATCCTGTGCTCCGCCTGCCACGCCGTGGAGCCCTCCCCCTGCTGCGGCTCCCAGGACTTCCCCAAGCCCTCCCGCCCCCTCGACGGCTACGTGCCAGCTAAGGAGAAGCTGTCTGTTtactccacctccctctctgagAAGCCCCTGATGGCGACCAAGCTGTTTCCCAGCAAGCCCCTCGTGGCCCCCGGCGGCGGCGCTGCTGGCTCACGCTGCGGCTTCTGCAACAAACCCGCTGCCTCGCACACCTGTGTGAACTGCTCCAAGGTGTCCTGCGACACTTGCATGGGGCTCTACACGAAAGATGTATGTAGCCGCAAGAGCCCGCACCACAGCTTTGTGCCCAACCATCAGCTCAACTACAAATCCAGCTCCATAACCCACCTGGTGTATCGGTGA